Proteins found in one Vallitalea guaymasensis genomic segment:
- the glmS gene encoding glutamine--fructose-6-phosphate transaminase (isomerizing), whose protein sequence is MCGIVGYIGDKEAAPILIDGLKSLEYRGYDSAGVSIYDHKIKCVKTKGRLINLEERLNNNMLHGNLGIGHTRWATHGEPSDINSHPHMNSTNTISLVHNGIIENYMTIKEKLESKGQKFVSETDTEVAVQLIDYYYSKNHNLLDAVLKAMDKIEGSYAFGVICNDEPDKIIAVRKDSPLIIGIGKGENYIASDIPAILEHTRDVYLLEDKEIAIVTKDNVKIIDTDKNEVTREIYNVTWDLKAARKEGFDHFMLKEIFEQPRVVKDTLTPRLPLDVNDIVLDDINMSKEVLEKINKIYIVACGTASYTGLVGKYLIERVARIPVVAEVASEFRYREPILDENTLMIVVSQSGETADTLAALRLAKKAGAYVIGIVNAVGSTISRDADDVLYTLAGPEIAVASTKAYSAQLCAMYLLSIKIAMELGKISKDEFLELREELYALPDKVGKVLEQADKIKELANKYINSKNVFYIGRGLDYAVSMEGALKLKEIAYLHAEPYAAGELKHGPIALIENNSLLVGLTGHEELFEKTVSNIKEVKARGAKVLAIALEGNDEIGKIADDVIYVPRTHWMFTSLLENIPQQIFAYYISVGLGHDVDKPRNLAKSVTVE, encoded by the coding sequence TTGTGCGGAATAGTTGGTTATATTGGAGATAAAGAAGCTGCCCCCATCCTGATTGATGGGTTGAAAAGCTTAGAATATAGAGGATACGACTCAGCAGGTGTATCCATTTACGATCATAAAATTAAATGTGTCAAGACAAAAGGAAGATTAATCAATCTGGAAGAGAGATTGAACAATAACATGTTACATGGTAACTTAGGTATAGGTCATACCCGTTGGGCTACTCATGGTGAACCTTCAGACATTAATTCACATCCACATATGAATAGCACCAATACTATATCATTGGTTCATAACGGGATTATAGAAAATTACATGACAATAAAAGAAAAACTAGAATCAAAAGGACAAAAGTTTGTATCAGAAACAGATACTGAAGTAGCAGTACAGTTGATAGATTATTATTATAGCAAAAACCATAATCTTTTAGATGCTGTTCTAAAAGCTATGGATAAGATAGAAGGTTCTTATGCATTTGGTGTCATCTGCAATGACGAACCAGATAAAATAATTGCAGTCAGAAAAGATAGTCCTTTGATTATTGGAATAGGTAAAGGTGAGAACTATATAGCATCTGATATTCCTGCCATTCTAGAACATACAAGAGACGTATATTTGTTAGAAGACAAGGAAATCGCTATTGTAACTAAAGATAATGTGAAGATAATAGATACAGATAAAAACGAAGTAACAAGAGAGATATACAATGTCACATGGGATTTAAAAGCCGCTAGAAAAGAAGGCTTTGACCATTTCATGTTAAAAGAGATATTTGAACAGCCAAGAGTAGTAAAAGACACTTTGACTCCAAGACTACCTCTTGACGTTAATGATATAGTCCTAGATGACATCAACATGTCAAAAGAGGTTCTTGAGAAAATTAACAAGATCTATATAGTTGCCTGTGGAACAGCTTCCTATACAGGCTTAGTAGGAAAATATCTAATTGAAAGAGTAGCTAGAATACCAGTAGTAGCAGAAGTAGCATCAGAATTTCGTTATAGAGAACCAATACTGGATGAAAACACCTTGATGATCGTTGTTTCACAATCAGGCGAAACAGCTGATACACTTGCGGCGCTTAGACTTGCTAAGAAAGCAGGGGCATATGTTATTGGTATAGTTAATGCAGTTGGTTCAACAATATCTAGGGATGCTGACGATGTATTATATACCCTCGCAGGACCAGAAATCGCTGTAGCATCTACAAAAGCATATTCAGCTCAGTTATGTGCCATGTATCTACTATCAATCAAGATAGCTATGGAACTTGGAAAGATATCTAAAGATGAATTCCTAGAGTTAAGAGAAGAGTTATATGCGCTACCTGATAAAGTGGGTAAGGTATTAGAACAGGCAGATAAAATCAAAGAATTAGCTAATAAATATATTAATTCCAAGAACGTATTCTACATTGGTAGAGGTCTTGATTATGCTGTGTCAATGGAAGGTGCATTGAAGTTAAAAGAGATAGCTTACCTTCATGCAGAGCCTTATGCTGCTGGCGAGTTGAAGCATGGTCCAATCGCACTTATAGAGAATAATTCATTACTAGTTGGACTAACAGGTCATGAAGAGCTTTTTGAAAAGACAGTAAGTAATATAAAAGAAGTAAAAGCCAGAGGAGCTAAGGTATTAGCAATTGCGCTAGAAGGCAATGACGAGATTGGTAAGATTGCAGATGATGTAATATATGTTCCAAGAACC